In Topomyia yanbarensis strain Yona2022 chromosome 2, ASM3024719v1, whole genome shotgun sequence, one DNA window encodes the following:
- the LOC131685739 gene encoding galectin-4-like, giving the protein MTDLNGTFLEKCFFSLQLPKEPAVGDEIVLKGVLKEDARRFSVNLCLARTEGNHPQAEPDRIAYHLGWKFCEDGCEVMQCSKNSLWSDMQVCSDVWFNERKISVIFRFHADTVKVFIDHTQQPPEYEYEHQFPIEEIQSFELWDDFERVEEITLRFSKGCANGY; this is encoded by the exons ATGACTGACCTAAATGGGACTTTTTTGGAAAAGTGTTTCTTCTCGTTACAATTACCAAAGGAACCCGCGGTGGGAGATGAGATCGTGCTGAAGGGAGTTTTGAAAGAGGATGCAAGAAG ATTTTCGGTGAATCTCTGTCTGGCTCGTACCGAAGGAAATCATCCACAGGCCGAACCGGATCGCATTGCTTATCATTTGGGATGGAAGTTTTGCGAAGACGGTTGTGAAGTGATGCAGTGCAGTAAAAATTCCCTGTGGAGTGACATGCAAGTCTGTTCCGATGTATGGTTCAATGAGCGAAAAATAAGTGTGATCTTCCGGTTTCATGCGGACACGGTGAAAGTGTTTATCGATCATACGCAGCAACCACCGGAATACGAGTACGAACATCAGTTCCCGATTGAGGAAATCCAGTCTTTCGAACTGTGGGATGACTTCGAGCGGGTGGAGGAGATTACTCTTAGGTTTAGCAAGGGTTGTGCCAACGGTTATTAA
- the LOC131685741 gene encoding galectin-6-like, which produces MCNRPFTAQFPRKPAFGDEVLIRGKLKSDARMVSVNFCLPRPAQVSDDQTPPHIAYHFKTIFHDDGSSAVIHNWKNTVWQAESVEENYWMYDRNEKFTLIFRFHEEVFKVFAEDTQHTPDYEFVHQLPIESIKLIEIWDDIEYVEEIAFKYKRAGEY; this is translated from the exons ATGTGCAACCGTCCATTTACCGCACAGTTCCCGCGGAAGCCTGCATTTGGTGACGAAGTGTTGATACGAGGTAAACTCAAAAGTGATGCAAGAAT GGTTTCAGTCAATTTTTGCCTGCCACGACCTGCTCAGGTATCCGACGATCAAACGCCTCCGCATATCGCTTATCACTTTAAGACGATCTTTCACGACGACGGCAGTAGCGCCGTGATTCACAATTGGAAAAACACCGTCTGGCAAGCGGAAAGTGTTGAGGAAAACTACTGGATGTACGATCGAAATGAGAAATTTACGCTGATCTTCCGGTTCCATGAGGAAGTGTTCAAAGTGTTTGCGGAAGACACTCAGCACACGCCCGATTACGAGTTTGTTCACCAGCTTCCGATAGAAAGTATCAAATTAATCGAAATATGGGACGACATCGAGTATGTGGAGGAGATTGCGTTCAAGTACAAACGTGCCGGCG AATATTGA